In Prochlorococcus marinus XMU1406, the genomic stretch AGTTATCCTTGATGGATGTCCCCCTAAGTTAAAAGTAGATATAAATCTGATACAAAATGATTTAGATAGGCGCAGACCTGGCCAAAGTGACATTACAACACCCCGAAATGAAGAAGATAAAATTGAAATATTAAGTGGGATAAAGGAAGGGTTAACACTTGGAACTCCAATAGCAATGTTGGTAAGAAACAAAGATCAAAGACCAGGCGATTATAATAATTTGGAGCAGGTATTTAGACCTTCTCATGCAGATGGTACATATCATATCAAATATGGAATTCAGGCAAGTTCTGGCGGTGGAAGAGCCTCTGCCAGAGAAACAATTGGCAGAGTTGCTGCTGGTGCTGTAGCGAAACAATTATTAAAAACCTTCTGTAACATTGAAATACTATCTTGGGTAAAGCGTATACATGATATTGATTCTGATATAAATAAAGAGAAGATTTCTCTAAAAAAAATAGACTCTAATATTGTTAGATGTCCTGATGAAAAAGTATCAGCGCAAATGATAGAGAGGATTAAGGAATTAAAGCGTCAAGGAGACTCTTGCGGCGGTGTTATTGAATGTCTAGTAAGAAATGCCCCCTCTGGTCTTGGAATGCCTGTTTTTGATAAATTAGAAGCTGATTTAGCAAAGGCTTTGATGTCTTTGCCCGCTACGAAAGGCTTTGAAATAGGTTCAGGTTTCTCTGGAACTTATTTAAAAGGAAGCGAACATAATGATTCGTTCATTAAGTCTGATGATTCTAGTAAGTTAAGAACAACATCTAACAATTCAGGAGGTATACAGGGAGGAATAAGTAATGGTGAAAATATTGAGATGAAGATAGCTTTTAAACCTACAGCAACCATCGGGAAAGAACAGAAAACAGTGAATGCTGAAGGGAAAGAGGTACTGATGAAAGCAAAAGGGAGACATGATCCATGCGTTCTACCAAGAGCAGTTCCTATGGTTGATGCTATGGTCGCTTTAGTACTCGCTGATCATTTGCTTCTAAATCATGCCCAATGTGACTTAATAAATAAGTAGTTGTTTTGTTGAATAAATATATTCATCCTTAATTCAATTATTTTTGAGCCATTCAAATATTTTTGGATCAAATTTTTTATTTATGATAGCTTTATCTCCAATTACGACTGATTTATACCCTAAAGATTTAAAAGTTTTTAAATCATTGATTGATAGTCCTCCAGCAGCAATGAAATCAATATTTTTAAAGTTGAGTATATCTATCGAACAATCTTTACTTTTTATTGGGTAAATTTTGATGATGTTGCAATTAAAATTTATCGCTTCCTTAAGATCCTTTAAATTATTAATTCCTGGAATTAATAAATAATTCTTTGACTGCGCATAATTGAAAAGATCTTTATCCCAAAATTTCATCATCGAAAAATTTAATCCAATTTTTAAAGAATCCTCTATTGATTGCTTATTAACTATGGAGGCAGAGCCTAAATTAATTTTTGGATACTTAATTTTGATATCGGAAACAAAATCTGACCAATTTTCGTTGTTTGACCAACTTATTTCAATATTCTTTAATCCTAATTTTACTAAACTTTCTAATTCTTCAAAAAATGAATTTCTTATAGAGGTATTTGAGTAAATATTATCTTCTGGTTTTATTAGTAAAAAAAAAGACTCTTTTTTCAGGAACTCCGAAAAAGAATCTTCTTTATTATTCATTAAAAATTTAAACTTTCGCCATTAAATATAGTTTGCGACTTTTACTTCTGATCGGTTGAGCAAATCTTGGATATCTTCAGTGTCTATAGTTTCTCTTTCAATTAGCATTTGAGCCATTTCGTCAAGAACAGTTCTATTATCTGATAAAACTTTTGTAGCTCTCTTATAGGCAACATCAACAAGTTCTGAAACCTCTACATCAATTGTGGCGGCTGTGTCTTCAGAGAAGTCTCTCGTAGAACTCATATCTCTTCCGAGAAACATTCCACCTTGAGATTGACCTAGAGCTACTGGACCTATTTTGTCACTCATACCAAATTTAGTGATCATTTGTCTTGCTACATTGGCAACTTGTTGTAAATCATTTGAAGCTCCGGTTGTTACCTCTTCTTCACCATAAACTATTTCTTCAGCAACTCTTCCACCAAGAGCTACAGCCATTTGATTTTGAAGGTAAGAACGAGAGTAAAGACCAGATTCCATTCTTTCTTCACTTGGAGTGAAGAAGGTTAAACCCCCAGCTTGACCTCTAGGAATTATTGAAACTTTTGCTACGGGATCATAATCAGGCATTAATGCTCCAACGAGTGCATGACCAGCTTCATGATAAGCAACTAATTCTTTTTTCTTATCACTAATGACTCTATCTTTCTTTTCTGGACCAGCCATAACTCTTTCAATAGCATCACCGACTTCATCATTACTTACTTTATCTAAATCTTTTCTAGCTGCTAGTATTGCTGCTTCATTTAAAAGATTAGCTAAATCTGCACCAGTAAATCCTGGTGTTCTTCTAGCAACTTTATCTAAATCAACGTCTTTTGAAAGAGTTTTATCTTTCGCATGAACATTTAATATCTG encodes the following:
- the aroC gene encoding chorismate synthase, producing MSSSFGKIFRVSTFGESHGGAVGVILDGCPPKLKVDINLIQNDLDRRRPGQSDITTPRNEEDKIEILSGIKEGLTLGTPIAMLVRNKDQRPGDYNNLEQVFRPSHADGTYHIKYGIQASSGGGRASARETIGRVAAGAVAKQLLKTFCNIEILSWVKRIHDIDSDINKEKISLKKIDSNIVRCPDEKVSAQMIERIKELKRQGDSCGGVIECLVRNAPSGLGMPVFDKLEADLAKALMSLPATKGFEIGSGFSGTYLKGSEHNDSFIKSDDSSKLRTTSNNSGGIQGGISNGENIEMKIAFKPTATIGKEQKTVNAEGKEVLMKAKGRHDPCVLPRAVPMVDAMVALVLADHLLLNHAQCDLINK
- a CDS encoding bifunctional 4-hydroxy-2-oxoglutarate aldolase/2-dehydro-3-deoxy-phosphogluconate aldolase, translated to MNNKEDSFSEFLKKESFFLLIKPEDNIYSNTSIRNSFFEELESLVKLGLKNIEISWSNNENWSDFVSDIKIKYPKINLGSASIVNKQSIEDSLKIGLNFSMMKFWDKDLFNYAQSKNYLLIPGINNLKDLKEAINFNCNIIKIYPIKSKDCSIDILNFKNIDFIAAGGLSINDLKTFKSLGYKSVVIGDKAIINKKFDPKIFEWLKNN